One Thermococcus eurythermalis DNA segment encodes these proteins:
- a CDS encoding Era-like GTP-binding protein, with translation MIKVAIIGAENVGKSTLMNALIGGKVSEVENLPGTTKGLVRRRFGKLKIPKGMKNPLGGADEFVLIDTAGLFDPKLELRGKVLSEEKFKELIDEIVSADMIIHMVDATVGLHRGMEKLHHMLKMRYDKPIIVVINKIDLVPRKRVEELKEVIKKRLEQEPLALSLVTYEGFNELLERIAHMAMYV, from the coding sequence ATGATAAAGGTTGCGATAATCGGTGCAGAGAACGTTGGGAAATCAACCCTCATGAACGCCCTCATAGGTGGTAAGGTGAGCGAGGTAGAGAACCTGCCGGGGACTACAAAGGGGCTTGTACGGAGGAGGTTCGGCAAGCTGAAGATACCAAAGGGCATGAAGAACCCCCTCGGAGGTGCAGACGAGTTCGTGCTAATTGACACTGCTGGACTCTTCGACCCCAAGCTCGAACTGCGCGGGAAGGTGCTCAGCGAGGAGAAGTTCAAGGAGCTGATAGACGAGATAGTATCGGCGGACATGATAATCCACATGGTCGACGCGACGGTTGGTCTGCACAGGGGAATGGAGAAGCTCCACCACATGCTCAAAATGCGCTACGACAAGCCGATAATAGTGGTAATAAACAAGATTGACCTCGTCCCGAGAAAGCGCGTGGAGGAGCTTAAGGAAGTCATAAAGAAGAGGCTTGAGCAGGAGCCCTTAGCTTTATCGCTCGTCACCTACGAGGGCTTCAACGAGCTCCTTGAGAGGATTGCCCACATGGCGATGTACGTCTGA
- a CDS encoding secondary thiamine-phosphate synthase enzyme YjbQ yields MLYEITIDTKERVQIIDITDEVQRLVYRSKVKHGIAVVFTHHTTTGLLINEYEKGLIEDIKAKMAELVPRGAGYSHDRIDSNAHAHIRASIFLNPEVVVPIDQAELYLGTWQRILFVELDGPRHRKVYVMVCPCPEFPEEY; encoded by the coding sequence ATGCTCTATGAGATAACCATTGACACGAAGGAGCGCGTCCAGATTATCGACATAACGGACGAGGTTCAGAGGCTCGTCTACCGCTCCAAGGTGAAGCACGGAATAGCCGTCGTCTTCACCCACCACACGACGACGGGCCTCCTCATAAACGAGTATGAGAAAGGACTTATAGAGGACATCAAGGCCAAGATGGCCGAGCTCGTGCCGAGGGGGGCTGGCTATTCCCACGACAGGATCGACAGCAACGCCCACGCCCACATAAGGGCGAGCATCTTCCTGAACCCTGAGGTCGTCGTCCCCATAGACCAGGCCGAGCTCTACCTCGGGACGTGGCAGAGGATTCTCTTCGTTGAGCTCGACGGGCCGAGGCACAGGAAGGTCTACGTTATGGTATGCCCCTGCCCGGAGTTTCCCGAGGAGTATTGA
- a CDS encoding prenyltransferase: protein MVMLVAEILKSAGEIPDPYVKAVTYAKIGEELARKSHPLYKQAFLKAFESLASIDDPFGMLKALLSIGVSMGRVRIKAYRRVFVRVLSESRSLAPPQRDELLKTASLALLGLGDIGEAISFAVEIGDDVLRQTTLVSIVRGISRSLEVNPIKTAYRLRKMKLALEYITDEPYRSKALFELSKAFVTLGSYSGAFSAIRDMGSREWAKQAFKELAFSLSELGVVENYVDSFTALAEELSQKFDENLALEVATVLALAGRGSLAAQMLRKFGDESLFEAVALDVLDKNPSALPEFLGALNAEEALLVGRALMNRILEEPTPDKRGIVNTIARFVRLEEVWTKVARFYVLIGDVESARRIGLSLQNQKLRSLVMADVAHHYLKLGEVEKAIDTALEVREGRFASLLMSEILVKALNKELEGLRNGKARITQEKAGEQD, encoded by the coding sequence ATGGTCATGCTGGTTGCCGAGATACTTAAATCAGCCGGCGAGATTCCAGACCCCTACGTTAAGGCCGTTACTTACGCCAAAATAGGTGAGGAGCTCGCCAGAAAGTCTCACCCCCTCTACAAACAGGCTTTTCTCAAGGCCTTCGAGTCTCTGGCATCAATAGACGACCCGTTTGGAATGCTGAAAGCCCTTCTCTCGATAGGCGTCTCGATGGGCAGGGTGCGGATTAAAGCCTACCGGCGCGTGTTCGTGAGGGTTCTCTCCGAGTCGCGCAGTCTGGCCCCTCCACAGAGGGACGAGCTCCTCAAAACGGCCTCTCTGGCCCTCCTTGGCCTTGGGGACATCGGGGAGGCAATATCATTCGCTGTGGAAATAGGAGACGATGTCCTGCGGCAGACGACCCTGGTCTCCATCGTCAGGGGAATTTCGCGCTCCCTCGAAGTGAACCCGATTAAGACCGCCTACAGGCTCAGAAAGATGAAGCTAGCCCTTGAGTACATCACAGATGAGCCCTACCGTTCGAAGGCCCTCTTCGAGCTTTCGAAGGCGTTCGTCACACTTGGAAGCTACAGTGGTGCTTTTTCGGCTATCAGGGATATGGGTTCCCGGGAGTGGGCGAAGCAGGCCTTTAAGGAGCTCGCCTTCAGCCTCAGCGAACTCGGCGTCGTGGAGAACTACGTTGACTCCTTCACGGCACTGGCGGAAGAGCTTTCTCAGAAGTTCGACGAGAACCTTGCACTCGAGGTCGCCACAGTCCTTGCGCTGGCCGGAAGGGGTTCTCTGGCCGCACAGATGCTCAGGAAGTTCGGTGATGAGAGCCTGTTTGAGGCCGTCGCCCTTGACGTCCTCGACAAGAATCCCTCAGCTCTTCCAGAATTTCTTGGTGCCCTGAATGCAGAGGAAGCTCTGCTGGTGGGCAGGGCATTAATGAACCGCATACTGGAGGAACCAACGCCGGATAAAAGGGGCATTGTAAACACGATAGCCCGCTTTGTTCGCCTGGAGGAAGTGTGGACGAAGGTGGCTCGCTTCTACGTCCTAATCGGCGACGTCGAGTCCGCTAGGAGAATTGGCCTCTCCCTCCAGAACCAGAAGCTCCGCTCCCTCGTCATGGCCGACGTGGCGCACCACTACTTAAAGCTCGGCGAGGTCGAGAAGGCCATAGACACGGCCCTTGAGGTCAGAGAGGGGCGCTTTGCGTCCCTGCTTATGTCGGAGATACTTGTAAAGGCTCTCAACAAAGAGTTAGAGGGGTTGAGAAATGGAAAGGCTAGGATTACCCAGGAGAAAGCGGGAGAACAGGATTGA
- a CDS encoding TRM11 family SAM-dependent methyltransferase encodes MYGMILGKNPELGRAEFYSFARRFGLRVKPIEEGKNWIVFESKPSIERHFRWLGGSLKLVRIVGEGEEAIKDLEYAKLFTVSLYGKDDWKLWRKLGSTVKKEFKKKGPAKFFKPAKVYSMPAELILKGFPETKDVVFLFRDDGSFLVGETVKVTDPFELKKLDVERPVQRPILSIPPRLARIMVNLTEVRKGLFLDPFCGIGTVLQEFVLQGLPAYGSDRDPERVREARRNIEWLRREFRLKNSARIEVCDARKLKRCFRERFDAIVTEPYLGKPLKRNPGRGEAIKLANELDRLYFSVFESFSDVLKRNGRVVFVFPAYRLRDGSIYRKDRKWLRKLGFEVLSRHLDYEERHRLVRDIHVIRKRS; translated from the coding sequence ATGTATGGCATGATACTGGGCAAAAACCCCGAGCTTGGAAGGGCAGAGTTCTACTCATTCGCGAGGCGCTTCGGGCTAAGGGTCAAACCTATCGAGGAAGGAAAAAACTGGATTGTTTTCGAGTCAAAGCCTTCAATAGAGAGGCACTTCCGCTGGCTCGGCGGTTCTCTCAAGCTGGTCAGAATCGTCGGCGAGGGGGAAGAGGCGATAAAAGACCTCGAATACGCGAAACTTTTCACAGTCAGCCTTTATGGAAAGGACGACTGGAAGCTCTGGAGAAAGCTTGGAAGCACCGTTAAGAAGGAGTTCAAGAAGAAGGGGCCAGCCAAGTTCTTCAAGCCGGCCAAGGTCTATTCCATGCCGGCCGAGCTAATCCTGAAGGGCTTTCCGGAGACAAAGGACGTGGTCTTCCTGTTCAGGGACGACGGAAGCTTTCTCGTGGGCGAGACGGTTAAGGTTACCGACCCCTTCGAGCTGAAGAAACTCGACGTGGAAAGACCAGTTCAGAGGCCAATCCTCTCTATTCCGCCGAGGCTTGCCCGGATAATGGTGAACCTCACCGAGGTGAGGAAGGGCCTCTTCCTTGACCCCTTCTGCGGCATTGGAACTGTCCTTCAGGAGTTCGTCCTCCAGGGACTGCCTGCCTACGGGAGCGACAGAGACCCTGAAAGGGTGAGGGAAGCGAGGCGGAACATCGAGTGGCTCAGGCGGGAGTTCAGGCTCAAGAACTCGGCAAGGATAGAGGTCTGCGACGCAAGGAAGCTGAAGCGCTGTTTCCGCGAGAGGTTTGATGCCATAGTTACCGAGCCCTACCTCGGGAAGCCCCTGAAGAGGAACCCGGGCAGGGGAGAGGCGATAAAGCTCGCCAACGAACTGGACAGGCTGTACTTTTCGGTCTTCGAGAGCTTCTCGGACGTCCTGAAGAGGAACGGTAGGGTGGTCTTCGTCTTTCCGGCGTATAGACTGAGGGACGGGAGCATCTACCGGAAAGACCGGAAGTGGCTCAGGAAACTAGGCTTCGAGGTTCTGTCGAGGCACCTCGACTACGAGGAGAGGCACCGCTTGGTCAGGGACATCCACGTGATAAGAAAAAGGAGCTAA
- a CDS encoding MFS transporter, translating to MDKRWSTVLINTLLVASGFGTMHMLEKFKGAVLMHYGITEAMMGYQQTAYVVGLFVAFLLGGTSLFKGSFKRSVALIVSFAAIPQFLIPFMPNWWGVVALRFFQGFIVALIAVFSNQIARLFVAERPFAKGIILSGIFWGGIYGINLAKWAGGSDASWSSVTQAFLISAVLMYVMLAIWWLFVEDFEIPKEEHSSKANVWKIPFTWVFGFTFFPALWVVFTLGSFTLHNVHFSDDQVANLVMTLEVSMALWSIIMGYLGYRLSLKNTSNRGLFKAIVSVMTLSYAVTFVGLFILWRAISANDYTLALLGIAITGIVQGTGPAFWTTAPAAYPKEIYPEASFALGLISNSANAVAPNVMFVLVKSVTTGMVIYIGMTLLGILLLLVSSRMKLPIEELS from the coding sequence ATGGACAAAAGGTGGTCAACGGTATTGATTAACACCCTTCTAGTTGCTTCAGGCTTTGGGACGATGCACATGCTTGAGAAATTCAAGGGTGCGGTTTTGATGCACTACGGCATCACGGAGGCGATGATGGGCTACCAGCAGACGGCCTACGTTGTCGGCCTCTTCGTCGCTTTCCTCCTCGGTGGGACGAGCCTCTTCAAGGGCTCTTTTAAGAGGAGTGTTGCCTTGATAGTGAGCTTTGCCGCGATTCCTCAGTTCCTGATCCCGTTCATGCCTAACTGGTGGGGTGTCGTTGCACTCCGCTTCTTCCAGGGATTCATAGTTGCTTTGATAGCTGTATTCAGCAACCAGATTGCCAGGCTCTTTGTGGCCGAGAGGCCCTTCGCCAAGGGCATAATCCTATCTGGAATCTTCTGGGGTGGAATCTACGGTATAAACCTGGCCAAGTGGGCCGGCGGCAGTGATGCGAGCTGGTCGTCGGTTACTCAGGCCTTCCTAATCTCCGCCGTCCTCATGTACGTCATGCTCGCCATATGGTGGCTCTTCGTCGAGGATTTTGAAATTCCCAAGGAGGAGCACTCGTCCAAGGCCAACGTCTGGAAGATTCCCTTCACGTGGGTCTTCGGCTTCACGTTCTTCCCTGCCCTGTGGGTTGTCTTCACCCTGGGCTCCTTCACGCTTCACAACGTCCACTTCAGCGACGACCAAGTGGCGAACCTCGTCATGACCCTTGAGGTCTCGATGGCCCTCTGGTCGATAATCATGGGCTACCTCGGCTACCGCCTCTCCCTTAAGAACACGAGCAACCGCGGCCTGTTCAAGGCCATCGTCAGCGTTATGACCCTCTCCTACGCGGTGACCTTCGTGGGCCTCTTCATTCTCTGGAGAGCCATAAGCGCAAACGATTACACGCTGGCGCTCCTCGGAATCGCGATAACTGGAATCGTTCAGGGAACGGGCCCGGCGTTCTGGACCACCGCTCCGGCGGCGTACCCGAAAGAAATCTACCCGGAGGCCAGCTTTGCCCTCGGGCTCATCTCGAACTCGGCCAACGCCGTCGCACCCAACGTCATGTTCGTCCTCGTGAAGAGCGTCACGACCGGGATGGTCATCTACATCGGCATGACCCTGCTTGGAATACTCCTTCTCCTTGTTTCGAGCAGGATGAAGCTCCCGATCGAGGAGCTCTCTTAG
- a CDS encoding TMEM165/GDT1 family protein — protein MQELLAVFISIFLAELGDKTQLATIAFASKYGWKTAFLGAVFGLAAVNLIGALLGDKLGDVLPVEFIHKGAGVLFIVFGALMLLGKL, from the coding sequence ATGCAGGAGCTACTCGCAGTCTTTATCTCCATCTTTTTGGCGGAGCTGGGTGACAAAACACAGCTGGCGACGATAGCCTTCGCCTCTAAGTATGGGTGGAAAACAGCTTTTCTCGGTGCGGTCTTCGGTCTCGCCGCCGTCAACCTCATCGGCGCCCTGCTCGGCGATAAGCTCGGGGACGTTCTCCCCGTGGAGTTTATACACAAAGGCGCTGGGGTGCTCTTCATAGTGTTTGGTGCCCTGATGCTGCTTGGAAAACTCTAA